One Micromonospora sp. WMMD812 genomic window carries:
- the lysS gene encoding lysine--tRNA ligase yields the protein MTEQNALPVDPADDLPEQMKVRREKRDRMLADGVEPYPVGFPRTDTLAEIRARYADLPTDTATGDRASVTGRVIFVRNTGKLCFATLRDGDGTELQAMLSLDRVGSERLEDWKRLVDLGDHVGVTGEVITSRRGELSVLVEEWAVTAKALRPLPVAHKPLSEEARVRQRYVDLVVRPQARQMVRTRAAAVRSLRDSLHARDFVEVETPMLQLLHGGAAARPFVTHSNALNTDLYLRIAPELFLKRAVVGGVDRVFEINRNFRNEGVDSSHSPEFAMLETYQAYGDYDTMAELTRNLVQQAAIAVSGSTVVTHADGQEFDLGGEWRSVTLFGVLSEALGEEVTVGTDRARLVEYADKVGMAVDPKWGPGKLAEELFEELVVPGLRAPTFVRDYPEETSPLTRAHRSEPGLAEKWDLYVLGFELGTAYSELVDPVVQRERLVAQAQLAARGDDEAMRLDEDFLRAMEYGMPPAGGMGMGIDRLLMALTGLGIRETILFPLVRPE from the coding sequence GTGACCGAGCAGAACGCCCTGCCAGTGGACCCCGCCGACGACCTTCCCGAGCAGATGAAGGTCCGCCGGGAGAAGCGGGACCGGATGCTCGCCGACGGCGTCGAGCCCTACCCGGTGGGCTTCCCCCGGACCGACACCCTCGCCGAGATCCGCGCCCGTTACGCGGACCTGCCGACCGACACCGCCACCGGCGACCGGGCCTCGGTCACCGGTCGGGTGATCTTCGTACGGAACACGGGCAAGCTCTGCTTCGCGACCCTACGGGACGGCGACGGGACCGAACTCCAGGCGATGCTCTCGCTGGACCGGGTCGGGTCGGAGCGGCTGGAGGACTGGAAGCGGCTCGTCGACCTCGGCGACCACGTCGGCGTCACCGGCGAGGTGATCACCAGCCGCCGGGGCGAGCTGTCGGTGCTGGTCGAGGAGTGGGCGGTCACCGCCAAGGCGCTGCGCCCGCTGCCGGTCGCCCACAAGCCGCTCTCCGAGGAGGCCCGGGTCCGCCAGCGGTACGTCGACCTGGTCGTCCGGCCGCAGGCCCGGCAGATGGTCCGCACCCGCGCGGCGGCCGTCCGCAGCCTGCGCGACTCGCTGCACGCCCGCGACTTCGTCGAGGTCGAGACCCCGATGCTGCAGTTGCTGCACGGCGGCGCGGCGGCCCGCCCATTCGTGACCCACAGCAATGCGTTGAACACCGATCTGTATCTGCGAATCGCTCCGGAACTGTTTCTGAAGCGGGCCGTGGTCGGTGGCGTCGACCGGGTCTTCGAGATCAACCGCAACTTCCGGAATGAGGGCGTCGACTCTTCGCACTCTCCCGAGTTCGCGATGCTGGAGACCTACCAGGCGTACGGCGACTACGACACGATGGCCGAGCTGACCCGCAATCTCGTGCAACAGGCCGCGATCGCGGTGAGCGGGTCGACGGTCGTGACCCACGCCGACGGGCAGGAGTTCGACCTGGGCGGCGAGTGGCGGTCGGTGACGCTGTTCGGCGTGCTTTCCGAGGCGCTCGGCGAGGAGGTCACGGTCGGCACCGATCGCGCCCGCCTGGTGGAGTACGCCGACAAGGTGGGAATGGCCGTCGACCCGAAGTGGGGGCCGGGCAAGCTCGCCGAGGAACTGTTCGAGGAACTGGTCGTGCCGGGCCTGCGGGCTCCCACCTTCGTGCGGGACTACCCGGAGGAGACCAGCCCGCTGACCCGGGCGCACCGCAGCGAGCCGGGCCTGGCCGAGAAGTGGGACCTCTACGTCCTCGGCTTCGAGCTCGGCACCGCGTACTCCGAGCTGGTCGACCCTGTCGTGCAGCGGGAGCGGCTGGTGGCCCAGGCGCAGCTGGCCGCCCGCGGCGACGACGAGGCGATGCGGCTCGACGAGGACTTTCTCCGGGCGATGGAGTACGGAATGCCGCCGGCCGGCGGTATGGGAATGGGAATCGACCGGCTGTTGATGGCACTCACCGGGCTGGGAATTCGGGAAACGATCCTGTTCCCGTTGGTCCGGCCGGAGTAG
- a CDS encoding Lsr2 family protein produces the protein MAKQIIHKLVDDLDGGDADETVKFALDGVQYEIDLSSANAEKLRDVFAPYVGAGTKVGRGGVVVGGRAARGRGGATADREQNKAIREWAKKAGKDISDRGRIPQEIVDEFHARR, from the coding sequence GTGGCCAAGCAGATCATTCACAAGCTGGTCGATGACCTGGACGGCGGGGACGCGGACGAGACGGTCAAGTTCGCGCTGGACGGCGTCCAGTACGAGATCGACCTGTCGAGTGCGAACGCCGAAAAATTGCGTGACGTTTTCGCGCCGTACGTGGGCGCCGGCACCAAGGTCGGCCGGGGCGGCGTGGTGGTCGGTGGCCGGGCGGCACGGGGCCGGGGCGGCGCCACCGCCGACCGGGAGCAGAACAAGGCCATCCGGGAGTGGGCCAAGAAGGCCGGTAAGGACATCTCCGACCGGGGCCGGATCCCGCAGGAGATCGTCGACGAGTTCCACGCCCGGCGCTGA
- a CDS encoding ATP-dependent Clp protease ATP-binding subunit has product MFERFTDRARRVVVLAQEEARMLNHNYIGTEHILLGLIHEGEGVAAKALESLGISLEGVRQQVEEIIGQGQQAPSGHIPFTPRAKKVLELSLREALQLGHNYIGTEHILLGLIREGEGVAAQVLVKLGADLNRVRQQVIQLLSGYQGKEPAAAGAAAGEAAPSTSLVLDQFGRNLTQAAREGKLDPVIGREKEIERVMQVLSRRTKNNPVLIGEPGVGKTAVVEGLSQKIIKGEVPETLKDKQLYTLDLGALVAGSRYRGDFEERLKKVLKEIRTRGDIILFIDEIHTLVGAGAAEGAIDAASILKPMLARGELQTIGATTLDEYRKHLEKDAALERRFQPIQVGEPSLAHTIEILKGLRDRYEAHHRVSITDAALVAAATLADRYISDRFLPDKAIDLIDEAGARMRIRRMTAPPDLRDFDERIAQVRRDKESAIDAQDFERAAQLRDKEKQLLGQKAQREKEWKAGDLDVVSEVDDEQIAEVLGNWTGIPVYKLTEEETSRLLRMEDELHKRVIGQEDAVKAVSKAIRRTRAGLKDPKRPSGSFIFAGPSGVGKTELSKALAEFLFGSEDALIQLDMSEFHDRYTVSRLVGAPPGYVGYDEGGQLTEKVRRRPFSVVLFDEIEKAHPDVFNTLLQILEDGRLTDGQGRIVDFKNTVIILTTNLGTRDVAKAVSLGFQASEDSESNYDRMKQKVNDELKQHFRPEFLNRIDDTIVFHQLRENEILSIVDIMISRIETQLRNKDMGLELTDNAKKYLAKKGFDPVLGARPLRRTIQRDIEDNLSERILFNELTPGQIVVVDCEGDPSNIDKSKLVFRGADKPVTVPDAVPADLGGTAAAAGADE; this is encoded by the coding sequence ATGTTCGAGCGGTTCACCGACCGAGCGCGACGGGTTGTCGTCCTGGCCCAGGAAGAGGCCCGGATGCTCAACCACAACTACATCGGTACGGAACACATCCTGCTGGGCCTGATCCACGAGGGTGAGGGCGTCGCCGCCAAGGCTCTGGAGAGCCTCGGCATCTCCCTGGAGGGCGTCCGGCAGCAGGTCGAGGAGATCATCGGCCAGGGCCAGCAGGCGCCGAGCGGGCACATCCCGTTCACGCCGCGGGCCAAGAAGGTGTTGGAGCTGTCGCTGCGCGAGGCGCTGCAGCTCGGCCACAACTACATCGGCACGGAGCACATCCTGCTCGGTCTGATCCGCGAGGGTGAGGGCGTCGCCGCCCAGGTGCTGGTCAAGCTCGGCGCGGACCTGAACCGGGTCCGCCAGCAGGTGATCCAGCTGCTCTCCGGCTACCAGGGCAAGGAGCCGGCCGCGGCGGGCGCCGCGGCGGGCGAGGCCGCGCCGTCGACCAGCCTCGTGCTGGACCAGTTCGGCCGCAACCTGACCCAGGCCGCCCGCGAGGGCAAGCTCGACCCGGTCATCGGGCGCGAGAAGGAAATCGAGCGGGTCATGCAGGTGCTCTCCCGCCGCACCAAGAACAACCCGGTCCTGATCGGTGAGCCCGGCGTCGGCAAGACCGCCGTGGTGGAGGGGCTGTCCCAGAAGATCATCAAGGGCGAGGTGCCCGAGACGCTGAAGGACAAGCAGCTCTACACGCTCGACCTAGGTGCGCTGGTCGCCGGTTCCCGCTACCGCGGTGACTTCGAGGAGCGCCTCAAGAAGGTGCTCAAGGAGATCCGCACCCGGGGCGACATCATCCTGTTCATCGACGAGATCCACACCCTGGTGGGTGCGGGTGCCGCCGAGGGCGCGATCGACGCGGCGAGCATCCTCAAGCCGATGCTGGCCCGCGGCGAGCTGCAGACCATCGGTGCCACGACCCTCGACGAATACCGCAAGCACCTGGAGAAGGACGCCGCGCTCGAGCGCCGGTTCCAGCCGATCCAGGTGGGTGAGCCCTCGCTGGCCCACACCATCGAGATCCTCAAGGGGCTGCGCGACCGCTACGAGGCGCACCACCGGGTGAGCATCACCGACGCCGCGCTGGTGGCTGCCGCCACCCTGGCCGACCGGTACATCTCCGACCGCTTCCTGCCGGACAAGGCGATCGACCTGATCGACGAGGCCGGCGCCCGGATGCGGATCCGCCGGATGACCGCGCCGCCAGACCTGCGCGACTTCGACGAGCGGATCGCCCAGGTCCGTCGCGACAAGGAGTCCGCGATCGACGCGCAGGACTTCGAGCGCGCCGCCCAGCTGCGCGACAAGGAGAAGCAGCTCCTTGGCCAGAAGGCGCAGCGGGAGAAGGAGTGGAAGGCCGGTGACCTGGACGTCGTCAGCGAGGTGGACGACGAGCAGATCGCCGAGGTGCTCGGCAACTGGACCGGCATCCCGGTCTACAAGCTGACCGAGGAGGAGACCTCGCGCCTGCTGCGCATGGAGGACGAGCTGCACAAGCGCGTCATCGGCCAGGAGGACGCGGTCAAGGCGGTCTCGAAGGCCATCCGGCGTACCCGCGCCGGCCTGAAGGACCCGAAGCGTCCCTCGGGCTCGTTCATCTTCGCCGGCCCGTCCGGCGTGGGTAAGACCGAGCTCTCCAAGGCGCTGGCCGAGTTCCTGTTCGGCAGCGAGGACGCCCTCATCCAGCTGGACATGTCCGAGTTCCACGACCGCTACACGGTCTCCCGGCTGGTGGGTGCCCCTCCCGGCTACGTCGGCTACGACGAGGGCGGGCAGCTGACCGAGAAGGTGCGGCGTCGGCCGTTCTCGGTGGTCCTCTTCGACGAGATCGAGAAGGCCCACCCGGACGTGTTCAACACGCTGCTCCAGATCCTGGAGGACGGTCGGCTCACCGACGGTCAGGGTCGGATCGTGGACTTCAAGAACACGGTCATCATCCTGACCACCAACCTCGGCACGCGGGACGTCGCCAAGGCGGTGTCGCTCGGCTTCCAGGCGTCGGAGGACTCCGAGTCCAACTACGACCGGATGAAGCAGAAGGTCAACGACGAGCTCAAGCAGCACTTCCGGCCTGAGTTCCTCAACCGGATCGACGACACCATCGTCTTCCACCAGCTGCGCGAGAACGAGATCCTCTCGATCGTGGACATCATGATCTCGCGGATCGAGACGCAGCTGCGCAACAAGGACATGGGCCTGGAGCTGACCGACAACGCCAAGAAGTACCTGGCGAAGAAGGGCTTCGACCCGGTGCTCGGTGCGCGTCCGCTGCGTCGCACGATCCAGCGCGACATCGAGGACAACCTGTCCGAGCGGATCCTCTTCAACGAGCTGACCCCGGGTCAGATCGTGGTGGTGGACTGCGAGGGCGACCCGAGCAACATCGACAAGTCCAAGCTCGTCTTCCGAGGCGCGGACAAGCCGGTCACCGTGCCGGACGCCGTCCCCGCCGACCTCGGCGGCACCGCGGCCGCCGCGGGCGCGGACGAGTAG